A region of Jonquetella anthropi DSM 22815 DNA encodes the following proteins:
- a CDS encoding chromate transporter, with amino-acid sequence MIRLFFIFARIGLLTYGGGLASLPFLYQTFVLENGWMTAGAFAEVTALAQMTPGPIVLNAATMLGWRFGGMWGSIACSAGVVAAPLLVVGALMWVIRTASGKAALWVDRVRMAMRPVVAAMLVASLWSIARPVAGRPVLWPLTLLAACLWWKSAFIRSYPQVMLFACALAALAASFTPLAIFF; translated from the coding sequence ATGATCCGGCTCTTTTTTATCTTCGCCCGCATCGGCCTGCTGACCTACGGCGGCGGGCTGGCGTCGCTGCCATTTCTCTACCAGACGTTCGTCCTGGAAAACGGCTGGATGACCGCCGGCGCGTTCGCCGAGGTGACCGCGTTGGCCCAGATGACCCCCGGCCCGATCGTCCTCAACGCGGCGACCATGCTCGGCTGGCGGTTCGGCGGCATGTGGGGCTCGATAGCCTGCTCCGCCGGCGTCGTGGCCGCTCCGCTCCTCGTCGTCGGAGCCCTCATGTGGGTCATTCGGACCGCGTCCGGAAAAGCGGCCCTGTGGGTCGACCGAGTCCGCATGGCTATGAGACCTGTCGTCGCGGCCATGCTGGTAGCCTCGTTGTGGAGCATCGCCCGTCCGGTAGCCGGCCGGCCGGTTCTGTGGCCGCTGACGCTGCTCGCGGCCTGTCTGTGGTGGAAAAGCGCCTTTATCCGCTCGTACCCGCAAGTCATGCTTTTTGCCTGTGCCTTGGCGGCTTTAGCGGCGAGTTTCACGCCGCTTGCAATATTTTTTTAG